GCGAAGCGGGCGATGACAAAGGCATCGAGCTTGTCGGTCTTGGCCAGTACACCGATCGCCTGGGCATAGCGTCGGACACTGATCGGGTTGACGACTACAATGGGTAGATCGGCCTGGTCGCAAGCGAAGACAAAAGCATGTTCATAGCGACCTGTGGCTTCGACAACGATGCGTTTGATATTGTGGGTTTTAAGCACCTGGACGATCTTGAGGATCTGTTCCTCATCGTTCGAAATCTGGAAATGGAGGCCCAGCGGATGCAGGACGATATCGAGAGTGGATTTGCCGACATCGACGCCGACATTG
The Sulfurovum zhangzhouensis genome window above contains:
- a CDS encoding IS110 family transposase encodes the protein MESQIEINVGVDVGKSTLDIVLHPLGLHFQISNDEEQILKIVQVLKTHNIKRIVVEATGRYEHAFVFACDQADLPIVVVNPISVRRYAQAIGVLAKTDKLDAFVIARFA